AACGCGGCCGAGTTCCAGGGCGAAAAGGATGCCGTCAGAACAACTCACTACGCCCTCGAGGCAGAGAAGATACATGCTGATTTCTACGCAAAGGCAAAAGAGAAGGTCGAGAAGGGAGAGGACATTGAGCTAAAGAAGGTCTACATCTGTCCAGTTTGCGGCTACACCGCCGTCGATGAAATCCCCGAGAAGTGTCCGGTGTGCGGTGTTCCGGGAGATAAGTTTGTGATCTTCGAGTGATTTCTTTGTTTTTCTTAATGGACAAGTTTGAAACGCAAACCTTATAAGGCCTGACTAACAACATTAGAGTGAGGTAATGGAAATGGCGAAGTGGAAGTGTATTGTTTGTGGCTATATCTACGACGAGGACGAAGGCGACCCTACCAATGAGATAGAGCCCGGAACCAAGTTTGAGGACCTTCCCGAGGATTGGGTCTGCCCGCTCTGCGGTGCCCCCAAAGATATGTTTGAAAAGATAGAGTGAGGTGGTGGAGATGCTGAGCGGAACCATAAAGAGTGGTGACTGGAAGGGAGAGAAGCACGTGCCCGTTATAGAGTACGAGAAGGATGGCGACCTCGTCAAGGTTGAGGTCAGCGTCGGCAAAGAAATCCCGCACCCGAACACCCCCGAGCACCACATCGCCTGGATCGAGCTTTACTTCCACCCCGAGGACGGCAACTTCCCGATTCTCGTCGGCAGGGTTGCCTTCACCAACCACAGCGACCCGCTTACCGAGCCAAAGGCCATCTTCTTCTTCAGGACCCAGAAGAAGGGCAAACTCTACGCCCTGAGCTACTGCAACATCCACGGCCTCTGGGAAAATGAGGTCGCGCTTGAGTGAAAATTTAGGCCCCAAACCCCCCTTTTCTCTTTTCTGTTTCAACTGTAGCTCTTCTCGAAAGCTTTATCTACTTCCACTGAGAAAGTGTAAAAGTAAAAACACATAAGGCGTTGGGAAGATGTTGGAATCTTATCAGATAGTGATGAGAATCGGCGGGGCGATTACTCTTTTTGGAATTGCCCTCACATGGCTCACCTTCAGGAATCTCGAGAGGATCGTGATGGGAACCCGGCACCTCTCAGTGCTCTTGTTACTGGGCGGCTTTTTAACTGCACTGGGATTCATCAGTGGGATGACAGTGCAAAGCGGGGACTTAATTCATGTAATCTCATTCCTAGTCATTATTGGACCTGGAATAATAGCTTACGCCCTCTCTACGGGAAACCTCGTGAACCCAACCCTGAGACTTCTGCTCCAGTTTGGGCTTGTACTCTCGAGCCTGATCCGGGTAGGAAGACATTCGGACATCACGAAAGAGATTATCCAGATTGGCTCATTGCTCTCAGTAATCCTGCTCATGAACTCTCTCTTCTCACTGAAATTCATTGGGAACGATGTAAAGACTCTACTAAAACTCTCCTCTTGGCTCATAGTGATTTTCTCATGGATGCGGTTTGGATTGATAGACTATAGAGGACTCTCAAGAGCCATCATATTTAGTGTTTACTTAACGTCAATCGTCCTCTGGGTTGCGGCGGCATATATCACATACCTCGCAGTATCGGTAATACCGACCACAGGAATACTGGACAAATCCGACCAGGAAGGCTTTTAACGCGACATGAGGAATCCCCATCGGTGAGGACAATGAAGATTTACATGCCTAGTCGCGAGTGGCCAGAGCACTATAAAGCTGTTCTCGACGAGCTGAGGAAGATAACTGACCCGATCACGGGGGGAGACATTCTTGACTCGGGGGTAATAGCCGGCCTTGAAGTTACGGAGGACACCCTGAAAATCTGGCTTAACTTCGAGAGCCACGCCGAGTACAATATAACCGGCCAGTCGGCGATAGCGTACTCCAAAATAATCGGTGACATCATCGAGCGCTTTGCCCTCGTCAAGTTCGACAACGTCTATGTCTACGACCTCAGGAACAACCCCGTTGGTGTTTTTGAGAATAAGAAAGGCTATACGATCGAAGATTTGAGCTCGGAGAAGGTCTGAGCTATGGGGCTCTTTGATCTCCTAAGGTCGGGGAAAAGACCAAAATCAGGACCGCGTAAGGATCTGCCTCCAGAGGTTCAAAGGGTAGTTGAGATTCTGAAGAAAATTCAGGATCCAGAAACCGGCGTTAACATCGTAGACGAGGGACTGGTTTACGGCCTGACGGTTGAAGGAGATAGGGTTGACGTTTTCCTCCTCATGGCCCGCTCCACTCCAGAATGTCACGCCTGCCAGAT
Above is a genomic segment from Thermococcus sp. LS1 containing:
- the rd gene encoding rubredoxin translates to MAKWKCIVCGYIYDEDEGDPTNEIEPGTKFEDLPEDWVCPLCGAPKDMFEKIE
- a CDS encoding iron-sulfur cluster assembly protein, which gives rise to MGLFDLLRSGKRPKSGPRKDLPPEVQRVVEILKKIQDPETGVNIVDEGLVYGLTVEGDRVDVFLLMARSTPECHACQMLAINVQNKILNEILQSLKEEGFNKIKVYNELGLLLAEG
- a CDS encoding iron-sulfur cluster assembly protein, which gives rise to MKIYMPSREWPEHYKAVLDELRKITDPITGGDILDSGVIAGLEVTEDTLKIWLNFESHAEYNITGQSAIAYSKIIGDIIERFALVKFDNVYVYDLRNNPVGVFENKKGYTIEDLSSEKV
- a CDS encoding class II SORL domain-containing protein → MLSGTIKSGDWKGEKHVPVIEYEKDGDLVKVEVSVGKEIPHPNTPEHHIAWIELYFHPEDGNFPILVGRVAFTNHSDPLTEPKAIFFFRTQKKGKLYALSYCNIHGLWENEVALE